The Solanum dulcamara chromosome 6, daSolDulc1.2, whole genome shotgun sequence genome contains the following window.
CTCCAAATACTATTCCACATTTACATATTCCAgcctcttctcttcttttcttttcttttcctccATGTGTCTTGGGGCAGCGCGAATCGACCTCGGTTTTACAAACATGGGTGACTTAAACATTTGAACCTCTGCATGCATGGAAGGCCAATTCCAATTGATGCAAACCAAAACAAATACAATGCAATAAACAGGAAAGATGTGAATGTTCTTGCGATGGCGTCATGTCACTCAGGTGAGATGAGTAGCGTCTTATCGGATCCCAATAGGGTAATCACAAGATGAACTTCTTTTTGATCTCTCTCTTTAATTTTCTCATCTTCGTTTAGCTCATAGTTAAAACTGACAGTTGAAAGCTATATATACTAAAACATAATACTGAAGACCCACACAAATGATGAATGTCAAAAGTTAAGCATCCACATTAAAATGTCATATCACAATCAAAACATAGTTACCTGATAATTAGAGTATAATTTAATAGTAAAGCTTACAAGTCAACCTGTCAAGTGCAGCATCATGGTTTGACTATTTTACATCTGAAATCCAAGTCCACCGGGCAAGAGAAAATATCTCCTGCAGGTAAAAAAAAGATGTTCCTGTGATTCATACAGTTGGAGGCTGACAGGGTTTATCCCAGAAGGCTTGTAAGCTATTGCACGATCAAGCTCACCACTAGAACTTGTATATCTTGGTTGATTTCTCAGTTTCCTGAGTTGTGCTACCAGCAGTAGATGCGTCGAATTGGATAGTTGAATGGGTTGGCCTGAAGTTCTTCTGATCATTATACTGGCAGGGCTTAAGCACATGCTTTGCTCCAGCTGATAATTTAATGGGCCCAGATCCCAGAGTACATTCAAAATTGAGAGTATCTTCATTGTTAAAAGATCCAAGGCGTGCCTCTGTTGTTCCACTTTGGCCACTGTCAATACTGTTTGCCATGCCTTTAACTGAACCTGATTCAAATCCTTTTCTGCAGCTGTATTGACCTTCAAAACTAGAATAGCTTTTTAATGGTGCTAAAACAACATAAGGATCTTCTCGAAAACCAAAGTTAGGGACCTCTGCCACATTTGTACGATTGTCTGATGTAGAAAATGGCCTCTTTTTGCTCTTTCTGCTGTCACCAAGGTCTCTAAGATAAGGAGTAGATGTGAATTTGGTCACGTCGCCATGTCTTTTATTTGTGCCTGTATTAACTCTGGAACCTATTTGGAGTGGCATAGGGGAATAGTTAGCTAAAGATTGTGGAGAGGCTGAATTCTCCAGTGCAGGTTGAGGACGCTGAGTGAAAGAACAGAAGCGCTCTGATGCAAGATATACTGAAGGTTCGATTTGACGGTTATCCCCTGCAATGCTGCTGCAGTAATGATGTTTCCTGTCAGATGTAGaatataattcatgaaaatccaTTAGTAGTTTCGTCTGTTTATCATCTGAAAACCATGGGGTGCTTTCTGAAGAAAACTGAGACCAGGATGGCCGGAAGTTCCTTTCAGAATCTGGAcgcaagaaaggaaaattgatggCGCAGCTTGAACTGTTCAGATCAACAGAGCTTGAGCCCGCATTCTGACTGGAGTAATGATGCATTATTGTTGGTACAGGTGCATATGGGCTGATTGTGAAAGATTTGTATCCACCTGTAAAAGGCTCCTGAAAGTTTGGTTTTTGATTATAAAGAGAGAAAGGGCTTTGTTTGATTGCACCTAAACAATTTTGCTGCGCTGAATCAATTTGGTAGCTGAAGTCAGGAGGGCAAACCAGAGGCCTTGGAATGGCCTGATTGATTTGGATACTAGGAGAGCAAGCAACCGTGCCTTTCAGTGTTCCCAGCACAGGATGCACAGTGAGATTTTGTGGATCATGATTTGTAACCACTGAATTGTAGTTGTAAGTCTCTGCTGAAAAATTCTCAGCGATGATCTGCTTATCTGTCCAAATCCTTTTATCCTGCGGTACATGAAAATCTTCTCTGCCAACTGTAAACTCTTTTCCCATCAGACGCATTTTAGATGGAGTAACAAGCAGTGAGACTTGATCAGAATTCCCATAGTGCTTACTCCTGCTGGTTTCAAGTTGCATGGCCTGATCATTTTTCTTGCTTCTATGGTTGGACAAATTACTGACACTGCAATCTAACTCAAAAGGAGTAATAGATTCCTCATTTTGCTTTAGTGGATCCAACTCAACATTTGCTCTTCCAGCGTCATACTCATAGATACCTAACCTTGAAGGTACGGGAAAAGTAGGGCTCCATTCCATTGAATCATCTGCAGAGGGCCTTTTTAGCTGGTCTGTGGATGGTGCTCGCTTATCCCAACCTCTAGCATCAGATAGATTGTCCATGTTTGAGTGTGAAACGTTGTTTACAGCTAATCCTCTGGAAGATCCCGCAATTCCCCTTGAGCTTGGCAGCTGAGTCAACTTTCCTTTACTGTTTGAGTTCAGATCAATTAATTCCCCTTGAGAGTTGAGTGGCAAACGAACAAAGTCCTTTTCAATTCCCTTCTCTCCATGCATGGATTCTCTTTGCTTCCACTCAGGAAGAGAACATATTTTACACATAAATTCCTGATGGCAGATTTGAGGGAGTGGCTGATATTGCATGAAATGACCACTGCAATTTCCCATGACGGATTCTGGCAGCAAAATAGGCTTCATGTTCACATTTTCATAAGCTGATGAATGTTGAGGATATGCCTTCACAGAATGCAT
Protein-coding sequences here:
- the LOC129892457 gene encoding uncharacterized protein LOC129892457, giving the protein MPAVSTDGFSIREYTAKMRSEDVVKCWPFDDSAKEDHVRAMLPPITVKKFSWWLDVLESEDSDDVVPVTRMGTGRKIKSVKGKTRVQKKRSIVDIFAVAPQVERIDGDGDYYDEDEDEEEEDDNCTIVNEEKNQFSDRNVNAIRNRKSKRRNTMKKKKTIASKLKEVKKTMKKDKKFKQKKKVNSSCLDLLIRTKEKFDNFKLKVPNSFSKPSCLQHRMKYEKDTADYSPTYGRKPQRKHLVSEKKTKGLTDSKFSADHQKMMNPVCSNLKKRTKRFPVENSTGGILSGPNDANFCSNQQGDKHVTSDDATERGEVLSLVEEKGIDTYILRTTESEVTVQPGSPKRSVVHSTADAPGLLRHNIGTKDNSSECSDVFNQVSEGNDNLKLFGRGCGVASDGSQCLRNPGSLHVPQQMYNHQKNDQIVGSLINACGSSERSHDKLRGSPPEVAGVCSMHSVKAYPQHSSAYENVNMKPILLPESVMGNCSGHFMQYQPLPQICHQEFMCKICSLPEWKQRESMHGEKGIEKDFVRLPLNSQGELIDLNSNSKGKLTQLPSSRGIAGSSRGLAVNNVSHSNMDNLSDARGWDKRAPSTDQLKRPSADDSMEWSPTFPVPSRLGIYEYDAGRANVELDPLKQNEESITPFELDCSVSNLSNHRSKKNDQAMQLETSRSKHYGNSDQVSLLVTPSKMRLMGKEFTVGREDFHVPQDKRIWTDKQIIAENFSAETYNYNSVVTNHDPQNLTVHPVLGTLKGTVACSPSIQINQAIPRPLVCPPDFSYQIDSAQQNCLGAIKQSPFSLYNQKPNFQEPFTGGYKSFTISPYAPVPTIMHHYSSQNAGSSSVDLNSSSCAINFPFLRPDSERNFRPSWSQFSSESTPWFSDDKQTKLLMDFHELYSTSDRKHHYCSSIAGDNRQIEPSVYLASERFCSFTQRPQPALENSASPQSLANYSPMPLQIGSRVNTGTNKRHGDVTKFTSTPYLRDLGDSRKSKKRPFSTSDNRTNVAEVPNFGFREDPYVVLAPLKSYSSFEGQYSCRKGFESGSVKGMANSIDSGQSGTTEARLGSFNNEDTLNFECTLGSGPIKLSAGAKHVLKPCQYNDQKNFRPTHSTIQFDASTAGSTTQETEKSTKIYKF